Genomic window (Fluviispira vulneris):
GATGCTCTGCAAGTAAGTGAATCAATAAGACCTAAAGTTTTAAAAGACATTACAGAACAAGAGAAAGCCTTACTAGCAAATGTTCTTAAAACAATTAGAAAAAATCTTGAAGGAATTCTTTAAGAACAGAGAAAAAGATTATTAATATGAATATTAAAAGTGTAATCTATTTTGTTCCAAAACAACCAATGCTGCACCTATAGCTCCTGAAGAATCTCCCATTCGGTGCTTATACACTGTGACAGGGCTATCAGGTAAATAAGTATTTTCACCTATTTTAGCTTCAATACCTTCATAAATAATATCTTGCAGACTCAAACCACCACCTAAAACAAAATAATGTGGATCAAGCATACAGGTGAGAGTTCCTAAAAAACTTGCTAAATCTTTTTTATATTGTTTGACCACAGCCAAAGCAATTGGATCTTGAGTATTATAGAGTTGAAAAATTTCTTGAGCAGAAGGACGTTTTTCAATTTGTGAATAAATACGTGAATTTAGTGATGCTTCAAGCGCTGGTCCACATAGATATTGCTCAGCACATCCTCTACGTCCGCAATAACATGGATGACCTTCCGAATAGAGAGTCATGTGACCAATTTCTCCTGCGCCCCCACGTTTTCCGGTAACAGCACGACCATTCACTATCAGTCCACCACCGAATCCAGAACCTAATATAAGTCCCATAGAAACTTGTTTACTCACTGGAATTTTTGTCTTTTTAAAGTGTTCAATTCCTGCACCACAAAGTGTTTCTGCTAATGCAAAACAATTGGCATCGTTTTCTGATAGTATTGGAAAAGAGACATTGAGTTTATTACGTAGGTCTTTTTGTAGATTGTGCCCTACTAAAATCATCGTATTACTTGAAGTAACAAGTTCTGAAATGGGATCAACAGGACCAGGTACGCTCAATCCGATTCCTGCTAAAGAATGTAGATCTAAATTTCTTTCTGCGCAGACTTCGTTGGCAAGTTGAGACATTTTTTCAATGACTTGTTCATATCCATTATGCCTTTCCGTTAACACTCTTTTTTTATAAAGCACAAAACCAGGAACAATTTCACCCGTTGATTTTTGAAACTCAAAAGAAGAGAGATAGCTTTCTTCTTTTTTCATTATACCAAAATGTAGAAGCATTGCTTCAATTTTTGTTCCACCTATATCGAATCCAATAAGATACATAATATGCTCTCCAACAGAACCAACAAAAATCAGTGTTCCTACCTTGCCATATTTATAGCCGTCATATCAACATTAATTTAACATTTATTGATTTTTAGCTAACACATTGATTTGTATATATGACATTTATTTGTTATTTTGAGTAATATTCATGCAATTTATCAATTTCAATATTCATAAGTTTAATTTCTTGAAATAATCTTTCCAAAAGAGATCTTAACTTAATTTCTTCAAATGAAATTTTACGGCCTTTACTGTTATAAAGATCCTTAGTGATTTTGACTTCAACACTTTGAAAGTCCCAATTTGCAAGGGAATTTATTCTTAATTCTAATGCGTTTTCTTTCGACAATGGAAGGCGTAAAACAGATTCATTAAAATAATTTTGGATAGCTTGCATTTGTTCTTTTACAAAAAGAAAAGAATCCATTCTTTTTTCTAATGAACCAACTCTTAGTGCATTCAAAACTGTTAATAACGAGTAATGAATTCTTTCCTGGCACAAAATAAAAGCTTCGTATTCCTTTGATGGAAAATTTCTTTTACCTATTTCATAATATATTTCAAGAATTCGATTGCGCGCCATTTGATTTTGTGTTGCTGACAATACTTTCTGTACATAAATATCTTCATATGTTTTTTTTCCATCAATCCACTCTATAATATATTCAAACAAAATATCCTTATCTCTAATTATATTTTTAAGATCAGTATGAAAACTTTTCTTTGCAAAATTTGGCCAGAGAAAAAATGAACCTAAGGTACCAAGCAAAGCACCTATTGCAACATCCTCTATTCGTAAAATAGCAAAAGATATTCCATTGGGATGGGCGGTTACATATAACATCATAAGAGCAAAAGTAAAGAAAAAAATTGAATATGTGTATGATTGCACTGTATTTACTGTATTATAAATTGCAAATATGATAGAAAGAAAAATAAATAATATATATATATTCATATCATTCGGAAATAAGAAAACAATAAAATAAGCCAATACACAGCCAAGAATCGTTCCCACAAGTCTTTGTTTGGCTTTAATTACAGTCGCTCCAAAATTGGCCTGCAAACAAACGAGAGATGTGATAAGAATCCAACCAGGGAACTCGGTCTTTAAGAAAAACTCATCAAGAATAACAGCTATGAAACAGATCACTCCAGCTCGCCAAGCTTGTCGGACTTCCATAATTTCAAAATTGATCATCGTTTTGAAAAAAATTTCCAAATTTTTAAAATATAAATTTCGAAGCATATCTTCACTCATTCCGACATAGAAATTTGAGTTCGGCATTAAGCAAACTAATATTATCTTTTAATTGTAATCCTACAGCCAATATTTCAGTAAAAAATTCATCATTGACATACTCTTCGTGGCTTGTTTCTATTTTGCTAAATTCATTCTTAGCATCATTAAATAAATTTTCATATATTTTCTTTATATCATCTATACGAATATCTTTATTATGAACTAAAAAGTTTAATAGCGAATTATTTATTCTGCTTATTGAATAAAATATGTTTCGCACTTGATTTTCATATTTTGCTGGAACGTTTAAAACTCTTAGTTTAATGCTAATCCCAATCGTTGTTTCGATAAAGCGCTCCTCTAAAGTCGCTAAAACATAAAAAATAAAAAATTTTTCTTTTAATTGGTTACTTCTTTTTATCTGAAGATCGATCTCTTTAAGCATTAATCTTAAGCTCTGAATCCGTGAAAATATTTTTTGTCGCCTCATGGTCAAATAATTTGCAGACTCGTCCGATTTATTAAAAGTATATTTCTCGACAGACTCAATATAAAAAGACATTTCTCTTAAAATTGAACGCATTTCAAATAAACATTCTTTTTTAAGACGCGGTCTGAATAAAATCGCACTGATAAAAAATGATATTATGAATGCTATCGTATTCATAATGGCATGTTCTTTTGTGACTTTAAAATTGTACTGTGAAAATAGAGAGTATTGAGGTATAACAAAGATCCATATTGAATAAACCGATGGTATCTTGTAATATGAAAAAATATGAATGAAAAAAGCCAAAAAGAAAGAAAAAAAAGCTATAGATAAATAAGTCATTGAATAGGGAAAAGCTATAAAAATAAGCGCAGTAGAAAATAAATATGCTAACAACATATTAAATTCTATGCGCCAATAAGGACAACGGGTACACGCTTGAGTTAAACCCAAAGCGCATAATCCCATAAAAATAAGTTCTTGATTGCGTGTAAAATAATAAATAGCAAAAACACTTAAAATTGCTAATGAACTTCTTACTCCTTGAATAAAAGAGCGATAATCTCTTTCCCACACAAGTAAGAGTTGTTGATAAATTACTTTTTTATTCATCCAATTGAGTTAACCACTCCATAATCAGTTTCATTTCACGCCCAGTTATCATATTTTTACCATACGCTATATCAAAAATATCTGTCGTTTTAAACAGACTGTGCAACGGTATATTTGCTAAAGTGAAATTTTCTTTCACTTTTTTCAAACTGTGCTGTGATAAGCTCACTGCTGTTAAAATTTGAAAACCATCTTTACGTACATGCTCACACGCTTGCAAGATACTTCCACCTGTCGTTACCATATCATCTACTACAATGACATGTGCTTCATCTGGAATGAAGCCCTCAATGACAGAATTCAGACCATACTCTTTGGCTTTGCTACGCACATAAACAAAACCGCAATTAAAATAGTCTGCTAAAGCATATGCGGGCGCAATTCCAGCAGTTGCAGTGCCAGCAAAAACTACAATATCTTGAGTAAATTGTTTTGCATACTGCGAAAGTAAAGAGTCTGCAAAGGCTTTAATAACTTTACGACGCAATTGAGGGTGGCTGAATATTTTCCGATGATCGATATAAACTGGTGATTCTTTCCCACTTGTTAATTTAAACATGGGATTGGTTTTTATTTGTATAACTTTTGCTTCAAAAAAACCTTGAATAATTTCTTGCATTTCTGAGTTTAAAATCACTCTTCAAACTCCTTCTATAATGATAATTGAAAATGTACGCTTAATTTTAGGATAATTGACAAGGTACTTTTAAATGATTGGCGATTTCCGAAGCCAAGTCTAGATTCCACATCATTCCTGTTGCGGCTTGCACGATATCAGCACCAGCGGATCGGTAAGAAGCAAATTCCTTTGCACTCACGACTCCACCCACACCTATAATTCCAAGATCGCTCTTTTGGATACCCAATTTTTCTCGAGTCTCACATAATAAAGCGACCATCTCTAAACCTTGATCAAAAATATACGAACCGCAAACTCCACCATTTAAAGAACCATTTCCTAAAGCAGGATAACCATTTTTTTGTGTAATTTTTGCAGATACTGTATTAATTGCACTGACTGCATCAATTCTTCCAGCTGTTTCTCCAAGAAAAATACGAGTTTCTTCTGCGTTCAACACGCCTAGCTTCACTACAAGTTTTACTTTAGATTTCAGCTCAGAAATAATTTTATAAGCGCAATTTATCGTTGCAATCGCACTTTTTAAATCTTTATATAGAGGAGCTTGCGCTTCGTTTGGGCAACTCAAATTCATTTCTATGATTGAAAATCCACTTGCTAGAATACCTTCACAAGCGATTTCAGTAATTTTTAAAACATCTTTGTAAAAATTTTCTGTTGTTTCTTTGGTGCTAGCACCTAATAAACGTGATCCTTGAAAACTTAACGAAACATGATAGCCTTTTTTTGTTGAATAATCTTTTAAAGTCGCCAAATCACTTTGCCATTTGTCGACACTTTGGCTTGGAACACCAAAGGAATTTGATATTGATATTTTTTTATTTAAATAATCGCTTTCTGAAAACAATTCACCTATGACAAGATTATTTTCTTCTGCATACAGAGACTTATTTTCCGATTTTAAAGATAGAATATTGGGCCATTTATTACACTCCCAAGCGACTGAGCGTACTGTTTTATAAACAGGCAAACAAAAACCTGCGTTTAAAGCAACCCTCACATAATCCGCATTTAACAGAGGCCCTGCAGCAACTCCAAATGGAATATGCAAAGGGACTCCTAAAAAATCATACTGAGGGGATTCTAAATATTCGAGTATCGGAAAATGTCTGTTTCGTAAATAATTTTTATCTGGCCCACGAGCATAATTTTCTTCGTAGCTTGCATTTGCATTGTACATTTCAATCCAATCCTAAAACTTTTAGACCATTGACTGTCGCAATACGTAACAATTCTTCTATATCATAATAATGATTCGCTTCTAATAATATTTTTAATTCTGTGAGCATATTTCCTTCAGCAAAAGGCTTATAAATATCACAAATATTGTCTGAACCAAGCGCAACAGTGAGTCCTGCAGGAATCATTTCGTCAATGGGTGTGACAGAATTATGTGTGGGAGATAGAACTTCTGTTCTGCGACTGTCAATCCAAGCTGTAGGACAAGCGACAAAGCTGAGACCAGCATCTCGGCAGAGTTTATAAAGTTCTGTGCGATAAGCCTTGTTGTGTGCCGCAATAGAAATACCGTGTACAGCTGTTACTTTACCTTCCAATCCCCACTCAATGACTTTTCGAGCCAACAATTCTGTTTCTTTTTCTTCAGCACTATTTAACTGATCGACATGTACATGCACTCGTTTTCCTGTTTCTTTAGCAGCTTTCAATAAAACATCAAGATGCTCTTTTTCTTGACCAGCATCGACACCAGGCAAACCACCGATAATATCAACATGTTCCAAAGCTTTTTCAAACCATTTGCGAGCATCTTTATGCAAAACCCCTTTCAAGGTTTGGCAAGCAATTAAAAAATTCATTTCATAATTTCTTGCAACAAAGTTTTTCGCTTTTAAAGCCGCATTTAAAGCTCTTTCTTCAGCAATGGGATCACAGTCAATAAAAGACAGACAATGGCGCACACCTTGTTCATGTTGGTTATTGAGAGCTGCTAAAATATGATGATAATAAATTTCTTCCGAAGCATTTTTCTTAAATTTATCAACCAACTTCCATTTATCAAATAAATGACTATTAACGCTTCCATGAGCATCATTAAAGTCTGATAAAGAAACAGAATACGCGCGGTCAAAATGAGCATGGGCATTTACAAATCCCCCATGTCCTGCAATGGTTTCTGATAATTTTGCAAAGGGATTCCACATACTCAATTTCTCCTCATATTAAAGTAAAGCTGGCTTCTTTGATGATTCTATATTTTTTGAAACACCTGATTTAACAGATTTATTCATTTTCTCAATAGTAACTTTGAGTACATCATAATCTGTGATCAATTGAACTCCATTTTTTACGCTCCAGCTGCGAATGGATTTTCCATCAATTTCTTCACTCAATGAATTGGTTGGCGAAGCCACGTTCACAACTAAATCGAAGCGATTTTGTTTTAATAAGTCAATTAAGTTTGGTTTGTGATTTTCTTGATTTGCTTTATGGACAAGAACACTTTTTATTCCAAGTTTATTTAAATAATTATGCGTCCCTTGTGTTGCAAACAAGACAAATCCAAGCGAATAAAGTTCAGATATTGCTGGAGCAAATTTTTCTTTATTCTGATCACCACCTACAGAAACAAGTGCATAACGTTCTTTTTCTTGGGAGAGTCGCATTTGCATTGTATAAATTTCAGTAAATCCAGCCGATGCATTTTGATTGAAAGCATTGCTCTTCATAAAAGTTGCTAATTTTTCATCGAATATACTATTTGGTGTTTCAACTGCCACAACATCAACGCGACCTTTAAACAATTTTACAGTAACAACACCTGTTACTTTTTCATTGATTCTTTCAATAAAAGCATTGAGGTCATCCATCAAAGGCTCATGCCAAAGCGCTCCATAGCAGAGATATCCCCATTTTTGATCGACAATCATTTTAAATTCATTTTCATGTCGAGTGCAGACAAATTTTTCGAGGGTCTCATGTGCACGTATGATTGTGTGCGCAGCTGGGGATTCATACACACCACGCACTTTGAGACCAACAACTCTGTCTTCCAAATGATGGGTAACTCCAACTCCGTGACATGCTCCTATTTTGTTGAGCTCAAGAATAATGGATGGAAGATCCATGTCCTGTCCATTTAATTGCACAGGAATTCCTCTTAAAAAACCAATTTTTAAGAGTTCAGGCTCATGCGGGGTGTTCTCAACTATTTTACACACCTGTAAAATAGCAGGTAAGTTAGGAATAAGCGCAGGATTCTCAATCTCACCTCCTTCAGCAGAAACGCCCCACATATTGTCATCATAGCTATAAGGTGAGTCTTTTGTTTGCTTTACAGGAATATTGTGGATGCGTGCATATTCAAGTTCTTCATCGCGTCCCATGCCCCATTCTCTAACGGGTGCAATAATTTTCATTTCGGGAGCTAATGTTAATACCGTACCCTCAATCCGCACTTGATCGTTGCCTTTACCTGTGCACCCGTGCGCAATACAGTCACAATTTTCTTCACGAGCTATATCTACAGCAATTTTTGCTAAGAGAGGCCTGCCCAGTGGTGTCGCGAGATGGTAGTCACCTTGGTAACGGGCATTGGCTTTGATTCCCTTTGCCAAATAGTGATAAGCAAATTCTTTTTTTGCGTCGATCACATAAGCTTTTTTTGCCCCGAGGCGAAGAGCTTTTTCTTTTATTTCCTCAAGGTTATCTGCCTGTTGACCAATATCTATGGTCAATGCGATCACCTCAGCATTGTACTGCTCTTGAATCCACTTCAACATAACTGAAGTATCCAGTCCGCCAGAATACAAAAGAACAACTTTACGAATTTCACCTTTGCGGCCTTCATATGATGCAACTTTAACGTAATCTGTCATTGTAAGATCCCTTCTTTAATAGCCCCAAAACAATTTGCACTGGGTTTAAAATATGCAAAAAAAAAGCCCCGCAAATGCGGAGCAAAAAACTAAAATATCTCAATTTCTAAAACGAGTGACCTTATTTCTATAGCTAGAGAATAAGCCTTGTGTTTATGCACAAATAACATGATAAAGTCCTAAACAAAAGAAACTCGAAAAAAATTCATCCGAAGATACTTATATGAGAATAATTTCTGAGTCAAGTTAAAACTTCATTTTTAATCGATGCCAAAAAGCATTTCAGAATATTTTGGATAAGGCCACAAATTATGTGGAACTAATCCTTCTAATTGATCTACTGTATTCCGTAATTCAACTAATTTAGGTAAAATATGTTGGCCAATAAAAATAGCTGTAGAATTTAAATTGTGATGCTCATAACATTCTTCGTTTGAAATTTTATCATATTGTAACTTAAGAGAATTTAGTGATGAAAAGAAATGATTAAATTCTTTCCCAAATTCTTCTGCAAATTTAATTGCCGGCGATGGTATGCTTAATTCTTTCGAAAGTTTCACATTATCCATAAGCTTTTCTAGATAATTTAAACACACTGGCATAACCTGAGTTTGTGCCATTTCTAAAGCACAATTAACTTCGATCAAGCTCTGTTTAATGTAACGCTCTTGTTGAATGGCTAATCGACTTGCAATATCTTCAGACGTAAATATGTTTGCTTTTATTAAGAACTGAACTTTCTTTTCGTCAGCAAGAGCAGCAAGTGAGTCAGGAGTCATTGGAAAATTCGACAGCCCTCGTTGTTTTGCTTCTTCAAGCCATTCCTGTGAGTAACCATTTCCTTCAAAGCGAATTTTTTTTGTTTCTATAATAACTTCTTTTAAAACGCTGAGAATAATATTATCGGAAACTTTGCCATTTTGTGCACGTGCATCCAATCTTTTATTGATTTTACTCAGTCCATCACAAACAGCAGCATTTAAAATTGCCGTAGGATAGCTAATTGATGCGCTGGATCCAACCGCTCTAAATTCAAATTTATTGCCAGTAAATGCGAAAGGCGATGTCCGATTGCGATCGGTATTGTCTTTTGCAACACCTTGTAAATGGGAAATGCCAAGATCAATCATGACTTTCTCAGCATTGATAATATCACCAGAACCCGACTCAAGAGAATTGAGAATCTTATCAAGGGTATTGCCTAAAAACGCTGAAATAATAGCTGGAGGAGCTTCGTTTGCGCCGAGTCTGTGATCATTACCAGCAGAAGCTATGGACGCTCTTAGAACATCGGCGTTGTCATGGATACCAAGCAATACGGAACATAGCATAGTTAAGAAAACAAGATTTTCATGAGGTGTTGCCCCTGGGTCCAGAAGATTACGTCCCGTTGAATCTTGCATGGACCAGTTGACATGCTTGCCACTGCCGTTCACACCTGCAAAAGGTTTTTCGTGCATAAGAGCAATAAATCCATGTTTTAGGGCGATACTCTTTATATATTTCATTGCTAATTGATTGTGGTCAGCTGAGATATTGGAAGATTCAAAAATGGGAGCTATTTCGAATTGACCTGGTGCCACTTCGTTGTGACGAGTTTTAATTGGCACACCAAGTTTATAAAGTTCAACCTCAAGTTCATTAAAAAAAGCTTGTACACGACTTGGTATTTGCCCAAAATAATGATCTTCCAGCTCCTGACCTTTAGGAGGTCTACGACCAAAAACAGTTCGACCGGAAAATTTTAAATCGATTCTTTTTCTTGCTAACTCTTTATCAACAATAAAAAATTCCTGCTCTGGTCCGACAGAAGTCGAAACATAATTAACTTTCTTCTCTCCTAAGAAATGCAAGGTTTTAACCGCTTCTTCTGAGAGAGCTTTGTTTGAACGTAATAATGGAGTTTTAAAGTCCAGTGCATCACCATGATAACTTATAAAGACAGATGGAATGTATAAGGTTTTCCCATTTTCAGTTTCCATAATAAACATAGGGCTAGAAGGATCCCAACCCGTGTAACCGCGCGCTTCAAAAGTTGAGCGTATACCACCAGATGGAAAGCTTGAGGCATCGGGTTCACTTTGTAAAAGCTCGGGTCCTGTAAATCTTTCAATTGGGTTGCCTTGTTTATCAAACCAAAGGAAAGCATCGTGCTTTTCAGCTGTTGTGCCTGTTTGTGGTTGGAACCAATGGCAATAATGCGTTGCCCCCATTTCCATAGCCCACTCACGCGCCGCCGCAGCGATTCGTTCTGCTAAATGGGCATCGATCTTGCCACCATGTTTCATGACTTTTGCCATAACATCAAGATCTTGTGAAGATAAGCGTTTAACCATAGCTCGCAAATCAAAAACGTTTGAGGCAAAATAATCAGCAATGCGAGATTGTTTTCCATCCGCATTCTGTGGTCTTTGTATTTTACGAATGTTAACAGCAGAATTAGAAAATGAATCTTTCATGGTTAAACTCCATTTTGCTTAAAAATCACGAGTCAAAAAATACAATATTAATATATTATATTTTTTATTTTCCTCTATATATGTAGACTCTGCATTTATTTAAACGCAAAAAACATGTTCTCAAAAGTCGTCACATGCTCGTAGCATAAAATATGAAAAGTCCAAAGTGATTTAAAGATTTTTTGATGAATAACGCATCCAAAAGAAGATGGGAACACGGGATGGAAGGAGAATTATGAAAAGAAATGATAGAATACTTCCTAACAACATAGATTCTGATAGAGCGGCACAAAATTTAGTTCTTTCAGAGACTTTCGCATTTTTATCCTTATGATTTTGTATTGAAATCCCAAAGAGCCATCTACCCAATGTCGCCCCTTCAAAGCCTAATATTGAGTATTGAAATAAGAAGACGAGAATTGCCATAAAAAACCAAACTTGCAATGAAAATAAAAATGTATAAAGAACACCTAAATCCACTGTCGCCACTGATAAATATTTTACTAATGAAGAAGTTACATCGAAAAATCCTTTTGGAATAAAAACAGTATTGACACACAGGGAAATAATAAGAAAGCAAAATCCTACCAACGCATCGACTGTCCAAGCAAGAAAAGCAAAAAAAGGATGCACAAAATAATTGTTATCAACATCAACATCTTTTTGATCATTATAAAATGCTTTTAATTGTTTTTCTTTAATAACAGCAGCATCTTTTTCATGATTGATAGGCAACTCATTTATATTTTCCGCATAGTAATTTTCATTTAAAATAATAGGACTTTTTTCTATATCACTGTTTAGATAAGCATTATTTTGCGCTGTGAGTTCTGATTCTTTTAAAGGAAGATATTGTGACTTATCAATTATCGACTCTGCAAAAAAACCAAAACCTGTGTGCAATGGCTCTATCGATCTTTTTTGCTGCTCCTCAGAAAAACTCATAAAGCTTCCTTAATAAATAAATTCAACACCGTTGCTTTTATATTTTCTGAATTTAAATTGCCATATCGTTCTTTCCAACCTTCGACTGGGAAAATTGCTTTTGCCATAGTTCTGTGCCCACCGCCACTCGCCCAACCGTTGATAATTCTTTTTACAACGTCTCCGGCATTTTTCACATATCCCACATTGCGCACACTCATAACAAGGTTATTTTCGTAGATACCAGCGCAAATAGCCCACTCTGACCCCTCAAATTGAAGCATAAAATCAGCTACTTGCGGAATAAGATCCTCTCTCTCAACTTCACCAATATAGCTCACTAATATGGACTCTTTTACGGCCATACTCGTTAAAGCGTGCGCAAGAACGGGTGCAAAGCGCATAGGAAGCTCAGGTTTTTCCATTCTACGTAATAAATTATAATTGATATCAGGATAGAGCGATATAAATGCATAAAGGTCTGCATCAATAACTTCTCTATTTAAATGTAGAGTATCGGCTTTTATTCCATAAAGTAACGCAGTGGCTAATCTTTGCCCAATATTTACTGCAGCAGCTCGTAAGTATTCTGTCAAAATTGTTGAAGTCGCTCCATATTTCGAACGAATATCACAATATGGAATATCACTGTAATTTCCAGTCATGGGATGATGATCAATGATGGCATCAACCTTTGGTAAGGTAACAGTAAAATGGGTTGGCTGCGTATCGAGCAAAGCTACTTTATCAAAATTATTTAAGTCTTCTGGTTTAATAGTTATGACTTCTAAATCAAGCAATCTTAACATGGCTAAATTTTCAGGGCGTGTGACTTTGCCAAACGTCACTATGGGAGTTGAAACTTTGTTTCTCCCTAACAAAGCTCTCAACGCAAGAGCTGATGCTAATCCATCGGGATCAGGATCGGGTTGTAATAAAAGAGCTATTTTGTCACCACTATCAAGTATATCTCGCACTTCTTTTACGCGGTGACTGCTTTCTATGTGTCTCAACTCCGCACTAATAGGTCTGCTTAACAATTCAGTCCACGACAAAACAAGTTCACGATCGTTATCAATGAGTTTGCGAGGCACTTCTTCAGGATGGCCAATCTGTAAAGATAGAATACGAGCATCGGGCAACTCAGTCAGAATAAG
Coding sequences:
- a CDS encoding amidohydrolase family protein; protein product: MWNPFAKLSETIAGHGGFVNAHAHFDRAYSVSLSDFNDAHGSVNSHLFDKWKLVDKFKKNASEEIYYHHILAALNNQHEQGVRHCLSFIDCDPIAEERALNAALKAKNFVARNYEMNFLIACQTLKGVLHKDARKWFEKALEHVDIIGGLPGVDAGQEKEHLDVLLKAAKETGKRVHVHVDQLNSAEEKETELLARKVIEWGLEGKVTAVHGISIAAHNKAYRTELYKLCRDAGLSFVACPTAWIDSRRTEVLSPTHNSVTPIDEMIPAGLTVALGSDNICDIYKPFAEGNMLTELKILLEANHYYDIEELLRIATVNGLKVLGLD
- a CDS encoding glutamine synthetase III family protein, whose protein sequence is MKDSFSNSAVNIRKIQRPQNADGKQSRIADYFASNVFDLRAMVKRLSSQDLDVMAKVMKHGGKIDAHLAERIAAAAREWAMEMGATHYCHWFQPQTGTTAEKHDAFLWFDKQGNPIERFTGPELLQSEPDASSFPSGGIRSTFEARGYTGWDPSSPMFIMETENGKTLYIPSVFISYHGDALDFKTPLLRSNKALSEEAVKTLHFLGEKKVNYVSTSVGPEQEFFIVDKELARKRIDLKFSGRTVFGRRPPKGQELEDHYFGQIPSRVQAFFNELEVELYKLGVPIKTRHNEVAPGQFEIAPIFESSNISADHNQLAMKYIKSIALKHGFIALMHEKPFAGVNGSGKHVNWSMQDSTGRNLLDPGATPHENLVFLTMLCSVLLGIHDNADVLRASIASAGNDHRLGANEAPPAIISAFLGNTLDKILNSLESGSGDIINAEKVMIDLGISHLQGVAKDNTDRNRTSPFAFTGNKFEFRAVGSSASISYPTAILNAAVCDGLSKINKRLDARAQNGKVSDNIILSVLKEVIIETKKIRFEGNGYSQEWLEEAKQRGLSNFPMTPDSLAALADEKKVQFLIKANIFTSEDIASRLAIQQERYIKQSLIEVNCALEMAQTQVMPVCLNYLEKLMDNVKLSKELSIPSPAIKFAEEFGKEFNHFFSSLNSLKLQYDKISNEECYEHHNLNSTAIFIGQHILPKLVELRNTVDQLEGLVPHNLWPYPKYSEMLFGID
- a CDS encoding orotate phosphoribosyltransferase, whose product is MILNSEMQEIIQGFFEAKVIQIKTNPMFKLTSGKESPVYIDHRKIFSHPQLRRKVIKAFADSLLSQYAKQFTQDIVVFAGTATAGIAPAYALADYFNCGFVYVRSKAKEYGLNSVIEGFIPDEAHVIVVDDMVTTGGSILQACEHVRKDGFQILTAVSLSQHSLKKVKENFTLANIPLHSLFKTTDIFDIAYGKNMITGREMKLIMEWLTQLDE
- a CDS encoding DHH family phosphoesterase — encoded protein: MDSKRGLFLVICDDPELASTLVHIQKNMDIKVWVPSKCGQLQTSLIDACEDSIHKEALVKGDVTKASFFSQWKEYKPICVVLSLKDIEKYSNIRELILTELPDARILSLQIGHPEEVPRKLIDNDRELVLSWTELLSRPISAELRHIESSHRVKEVRDILDSGDKIALLLQPDPDPDGLASALALRALLGRNKVSTPIVTFGKVTRPENLAMLRLLDLEVITIKPEDLNNFDKVALLDTQPTHFTVTLPKVDAIIDHHPMTGNYSDIPYCDIRSKYGATSTILTEYLRAAAVNIGQRLATALLYGIKADTLHLNREVIDADLYAFISLYPDINYNLLRRMEKPELPMRFAPVLAHALTSMAVKESILVSYIGEVEREDLIPQVADFMLQFEGSEWAICAGIYENNLVMSVRNVGYVKNAGDVVKRIINGWASGGGHRTMAKAIFPVEGWKERYGNLNSENIKATVLNLFIKEAL
- a CDS encoding ROK family protein translates to MYLIGFDIGGTKIEAMLLHFGIMKKEESYLSSFEFQKSTGEIVPGFVLYKKRVLTERHNGYEQVIEKMSQLANEVCAERNLDLHSLAGIGLSVPGPVDPISELVTSSNTMILVGHNLQKDLRNKLNVSFPILSENDANCFALAETLCGAGIEHFKKTKIPVSKQVSMGLILGSGFGGGLIVNGRAVTGKRGGAGEIGHMTLYSEGHPCYCGRRGCAEQYLCGPALEASLNSRIYSQIEKRPSAQEIFQLYNTQDPIALAVVKQYKKDLASFLGTLTCMLDPHYFVLGGGLSLQDIIYEGIEAKIGENTYLPDSPVTVYKHRMGDSSGAIGAALVVLEQNRLHF
- a CDS encoding FUSC family protein; its protein translation is MINFEIMEVRQAWRAGVICFIAVILDEFFLKTEFPGWILITSLVCLQANFGATVIKAKQRLVGTILGCVLAYFIVFLFPNDMNIYILFIFLSIIFAIYNTVNTVQSYTYSIFFFTFALMMLYVTAHPNGISFAILRIEDVAIGALLGTLGSFFLWPNFAKKSFHTDLKNIIRDKDILFEYIIEWIDGKKTYEDIYVQKVLSATQNQMARNRILEIYYEIGKRNFPSKEYEAFILCQERIHYSLLTVLNALRVGSLEKRMDSFLFVKEQMQAIQNYFNESVLRLPLSKENALELRINSLANWDFQSVEVKITKDLYNSKGRKISFEEIKLRSLLERLFQEIKLMNIEIDKLHEYYSK
- a CDS encoding argininosuccinate synthase, producing MTDYVKVASYEGRKGEIRKVVLLYSGGLDTSVMLKWIQEQYNAEVIALTIDIGQQADNLEEIKEKALRLGAKKAYVIDAKKEFAYHYLAKGIKANARYQGDYHLATPLGRPLLAKIAVDIAREENCDCIAHGCTGKGNDQVRIEGTVLTLAPEMKIIAPVREWGMGRDEELEYARIHNIPVKQTKDSPYSYDDNMWGVSAEGGEIENPALIPNLPAILQVCKIVENTPHEPELLKIGFLRGIPVQLNGQDMDLPSIILELNKIGACHGVGVTHHLEDRVVGLKVRGVYESPAAHTIIRAHETLEKFVCTRHENEFKMIVDQKWGYLCYGALWHEPLMDDLNAFIERINEKVTGVVTVKLFKGRVDVVAVETPNSIFDEKLATFMKSNAFNQNASAGFTEIYTMQMRLSQEKERYALVSVGGDQNKEKFAPAISELYSLGFVLFATQGTHNYLNKLGIKSVLVHKANQENHKPNLIDLLKQNRFDLVVNVASPTNSLSEEIDGKSIRSWSVKNGVQLITDYDVLKVTIEKMNKSVKSGVSKNIESSKKPALL